A stretch of the Musa acuminata AAA Group cultivar baxijiao chromosome BXJ2-7, Cavendish_Baxijiao_AAA, whole genome shotgun sequence genome encodes the following:
- the LOC135617439 gene encoding blue copper protein 1a-like has product MAASFGGSFAAAAAVVALLLTSAQAVQHIVGDDHGWDVSSDVAAWTIDRVFRVGDNIWFAYSAAEESLMELQSKEEYESCDLSNPIRMYVNGLDRVSLDGEGTRYFSSGKLENCRKGLKLHVDVMPGDVMSDGVAASAPESSAPIHLKATYLVWIALAINLARVWP; this is encoded by the exons atggctgcttctttcggcggctcctttgctgctgctgctgctgttgtcgcTTTGCTATTGACATCAGCACAAGCGGTGCAACATATAGTGGGCGATGATCATGGGTGGGATGTCTCTTCTGATGTGGCTGCTTGGACCATCGACAGGGTCTTTAGAGTCGGAGACAACATCT GGTTTGCATACTCCGCGGCCGAAGAAAGCCTCATGGAGCTACAGAGCAAGGAAGAGTACGAGTCGTGTGACCTGAGCAACCCAATTAGGATGTACGTGAATGGCCTTGACAGAGTGAGTCTCGATGGAGAAGGCACACGTTACTTCAGTAGCGGTAAGCTGGAGAACTGCAGGAAGGGACTCAAATTGCATGTGGACGTGATGCCCGGGGATGTGATGTCAGATGGAGTCGCGGCTTCAGCACCTGAATCCTCCGCCCCCATCCATCTCAAAGCAACTTATCTGGTGTGGATTGCTCTGGCCATCAATTTAGCCCGCGTATGGCCTTGA
- the LOC135617437 gene encoding uncharacterized protein LOC135617437, with protein MESVAARLGRSSTRYGPAAVFSGPVRRWNKKWVPLSSPDHHRRRNNGANPHLLLYRWTPVSSAADGGATTATPSKDSATPPPEEPPRRKFRYIPISVVEEKKKEASPKSNEETKKPNETDKFPRIGQINPSGKIPDMKDVLAEEVQVPYKDQVPSEEGSGTDLDLSLGLRAPEGDHEKELRTSKQGEGHGKSERAAIKAEARNKLKRKVVTPDLEMRV; from the exons ATGGAGAGCGTGGCGGCCCGTCTGGGCCGGTCGTCGACCCGCTACGGTCCAGCAGCGGTCTTCAGCGGACCCGTGAGGCGGTGGAACAAGAAGTGGGTCCCGCTCTCCAGTCCcgaccaccaccgtcgccgcaacAACGGCGCCAACCCCCACCTCCTCCTCTACAGGTGGACACCCGTCTCCTCCGCGGCTGACGGCGGCGCAACCACCGCCACCCCCTCCAAGGACTCTGCCACTCCCCCGCCCGAGGAGCCGCCCCGTAGGAAGTTCCGCTACATCCCG ATTTCTGtcgttgaggagaagaagaaggaggcttCACCAAAGTCCAATGAGGAAACTAAAAAACCTAATGAAACCGACAAATTCCCACGTATAGGCCAAATCAATCCTTCAGGCAAAATACCTGACATGAAAGATGTCTTGGCGGAAGAAGTTCAG GTACCATACAAGGATCAGGTTCCTTCAGAAGAGGGTAGTGGAACTGATTTGGACCTAAGTCTGGGTTTGAGAGCTCCGGAGGGTGATCATGAGAAGGAACTCAGAACAAGTAAACAAGGCGAAGGCCATGGCAAATCGGAGAGAGCAGCAATAAAAGCAGAAGCGCGAAACAAGTTGAAGCGGAAGGTCGTCACCCCAGACCTTGAAATGAGAGTGTAA